One genomic segment of Carassius carassius chromosome 21, fCarCar2.1, whole genome shotgun sequence includes these proteins:
- the LOC132097828 gene encoding G-protein coupled receptor 37-like 1: MGMHDYNLIYFMTLALLLSACASKAKRGSQDTTPVEEDSFNQNDSQESTLKEVLNEEDEDKASMDTQTASPLPFTEMTNSSLAENGNSTDVTGEQVPKSDPTKRSITKIHNPLFPITDSSYSAYGILFLAFVVFAFGVVGNLAVMCIVWQNYFMRSAWNYFLASLAFWDFLVLCFCLPVVVFNELTNKRLLGDFSCRVVPYIEVTSLGVTTFSLCALGIDRFHAATSSMPKARRVERCKKVLAKLAVVWIGSMVLAAPELLLWQLHQVTPSGLGDQVDTCIMSPYADLPESIYSLVINYHDARMWWYFGCYFCLPVVFTLLCQLATCHVSGGSGSSPKRPEERSPSKKQKLQHAQQIERQLNCTVMALAVVYGVCTLPENVCNLTLAYAPVQVSEEVTSLLALINQFFLFFKSSVTPVLLLCLCKSLGQAFMDCCCCCCEECQPSNSSSAQNVAEGKLKTSIFFDKANEGSTILSIGS, encoded by the exons GACACCTGTCGAGGAGGATAGTTTTAATCAAAATGATTCACAAGAAAGCACACTGAAAGAAGTGCTCAATGAGGAAGATGAAGATAAAGCATCCATGGACACACAAACTGCAAGTCCTTTGCCCTTCACAGAGATGACCAATTCCTCACTGGCTGAAAATGGAAACAGCACTGATGTAACTGGTGAACAGGTTCCTAAAAGCGATCCAACAAAAAGGAGCATCACAAAAATCCACAATCCTTTGTTTCCCATCACTGACAGCTCTTACAGTGCTTATGGGATTCTCTTTCTGGCTTTTGTGGTGTTTGCCTTCGGCGTCGTGGGTAATCTGGCAGTAATGTGCATTGTGTGGCAAAATTACTTCATGAGGAGCGCATGGAACTACTTTCTTGCAAGTTTGGCTTTTTGGGACTTTCTGGTGTTGTGCTTCTGTCTGCCTGTGGTGGTCTTTAATGAACTCACCAATAAGAGGCTGCTGGGAGATTTCTCCTGCAGAGTTGTGCCTTACATAGAG GTAACCTCTCTTGGCGTGACAACGTTCAGTCTGTGTGCTTTGGGCATTGACCGCTTCCACGCTGCTACAAGCTCCATGCCAAAGGCCCGACGAGTTGAGCGCTGTAAGAAGGTCCTGGCCAAGCTTGCCGTGGTTTGGATTGGCTCCATGGTGCTGGCAGCTCCCGAGCTGCTCCTGTGGCAGCTGCATCAGGTGACACCATCTGGTCTGGGTGACCAAGTGGACACCTGCATAATGAGTCCATATGCAGATCTCCCCGAATCCATCTATTCTCTCGTTATCAACTACCATGATGCACGCATGTGGTGGTACTTCGGCTGTTACTTCTGTCTACCTGTTGTCTTCACCCTGCTCTGTCAGCTGGCCACCTGTCATGTATCCGGCGGGAGTGGAAGTTCTCCCAAGCGGCCCGAGGAGCGATCTCCATCCAAAAAACAAAAGCTTCAGCACGCTCAGCAAATCGAACGGCAGCTCAACTGCACGGTCATGGCTCTAGCCGTGGTCTATGGTGTCTGCACGCTGCCGGAGAACGTTTGCAACCTAACTTTGGCGTATGCTCCTGTCCAGGTGTCTGAGGAGGTGACTTCTCTTCTGGCCCTCATAAACCAGTTCTTTCTGTTCTTTAAGTCATCTGTGACACCAGTGCTGCTGCTTTGCCTGTGCAAATCTCTGGGCCAGGCCTTCATggactgttgctgctgctgctgtgaagAATGCCAACCGAGCAACTCTTCATCTGCCCAAAATGTCGCTGAAGGCAAGCTCAAGACCTCAATTTTTTTTGACAAAGCCAATGAAGGTTCAACCATCTTGTCCATTGGCAGCTGA